One stretch of Girardinichthys multiradiatus isolate DD_20200921_A chromosome 2, DD_fGirMul_XY1, whole genome shotgun sequence DNA includes these proteins:
- the LOC124882907 gene encoding uncharacterized protein LOC124882907 isoform X1, whose protein sequence is MVNSLVFLSFLHEDEFITRDDLNRVLDKGHAVYSDARRTYVNSVFLACDELPAVVKSRSHEYDVDMSQPAHYGTFDGTDHLMSIEQGLQCLTSEVHYALLVMLGTCIAVCRLSSGEYAYFDPHPRKSTGMPLPPGISGGKAVMLKFTRLNDMIDRIKCLYRMFSIAPDCTYELQPITFHNKNLAIQINATQATENRQTATCVETQTLDEPVHITTGQTQNIGNETLTTEVSTSMVDSPNETPNAEINHCLSDLESQILLSSVTEMQGTSHSVSHSVSHNDLNTDSCSTQKLSNKLLKRNKQERIKLRRRLLAAKTLPQRKENQKKKEKELYTSVESFRTKKKNSSRKSNDPDHREKKRLYKINLYKLNATYKEKQAEQMRREYRERAEVAEKKKEYVRQLYNESPLYRQKQKHRVNTTYRKSAELQYKKKQRIKQLYKDSPVFRLRQKQRIKQLYKDSPVFRLRHKQRIKQLYKDSPVFKQKQQDYIRNSYRMSAAFREKYKAHMRLYVSKLYKESDAFKQKKRSYITRRYGEDKFQQQHKKNMRERMKERYWKSYSFKQMHNINCAIKIKNKYRQMHRPAESFQCQPDSLINEAISLFRQNIKCAPSYVCTVCVKASFPNQVKICKRTNYSKHQAVAQQCLTGKFVHVCDEVCSDHCSFPVERKKEYICHTCHSSLKKGCMPRLAAANRLELKDIPAELCDLNILERHLIARCIPFAKIIPLPKGRQRLIRGSVVCVPSEVQETVNSLPRLRSESQVMRVKLKRRLCYKGHQLLQTVTWSKLIQALQKLKHIHPQYTDINIRDDALLCDPTLPDEDSCDDLGSDDYDDTDLMEIDRYEKDALCESENDIDKSSSDEEPAEQNLEEPESDLQNGGFALESCLQPVDISEEILCFSDNTYCVAPAERNNPISFFRTPHLEAMAFPVQFPTGQNTLDETRPLKLTPSAYFKSRLFNIDGRFAKDTNYLFFSQFVTEIHLANSSMMIQLRKGKTMTKDGRKITAGMLQSKTEVEKLVRNKDAIRFMQPLRGTPAYWEKTTRDLMSMLRQLGTPQFFVTFSAAEMRWPEVIEAIKRQQGEEVDFEALNWSEKCDILRSNPVTTMRMFDKRVEALFRDLLFSPAKPLGEIIDYFYRVEFQHRGSPHIHMLIWNTEKVDIEVDDDETVCNFVDKYVTAQLPNPEKQPELYKKVTELQKHSKNHTKTCFKSLNSGCRFGFPKPLATKTMIIRPDETADTEAAKDKLRPLMNLLNEPETASFTIEQILSRCNLTMFEYERCLQAINKKTVVILKRDPKDCWINNYNPHLLEAWDANIDVSFVVNAYSCIQYLTKYITKKESGLSDYLKTVIDNSDKNTVNECDEMRAVMQAYSKKREISAQECVTRVCGLKMKQCSRSVVFVPTDDIPIKISRPMRYLETVTDDSWNIWMTSLSDKYKCRPETPEFEEMSLADFAALCRFVSGPNEGKDVLPLLNQLGFVQKRKNNKPAIIRYYHCSEEKDPEQYYCRLMRLYLPHRSEQELKPPRFQTYQSFYNFGWVQRLCSDDCETVKSIVKRNKDKYEKNSDEIESAMEEYEQNRDNVIDEWCNLAPESDVVRLQCDENLTERHSDEENEQENVPDYSRHQSDAVTEVRAIRQQPAIDPAVLRTMYQNLNQKQACVFYAVRDWCIQRVCGLNPDPFFFYINGGAGTGKSHLIKCIHSEATKILSRMSTHAEEADISNPTVLLTSFTGTAAFSINGYTLHSLLKLPRSLRPPIQGLGNQLDEVRSELFNAEIIVIDEISMVSKPLFAYVDARLKQIKGTQRPFGGMSVLAVGDFYQLPPVRQSKPLCVYDPEHIDLWQEHFQMITLTEIMRQKDDVAFAQMLNRIRVKERSEELSQGDRDLLAQAVILPAECPIEVLHIFATNKNVEAHNTAMLEKLHSNIIKIDADDFQKDPRTGKMARRDKPYTGGRNDLPNSLKVAEGARVMLTRNLDTHNGLVNGAFGNLMKVVRSETDGHIIKLGLRMDNQQSVRNNRSGSAASDDLVYVERAEENLKFKGVVRRQFPVKLSFACAIHKTQGLTTQTCVVSLKNIFEPGMAYVALSRVTSLSGLYLLDLDEKKIYANPEVNAVLQSMRQASVEEMMPLLQVRDIACRVDTLTLIHHNTEGLPSHISDIKSHHELYLADVLCLTETCLQGSFVADTLHLDSYTMFKRNRHVSYTNFPQVASRTGGGVAVYLKNHFQVQVKQYLHNVTDLEYLVLKVQAPFLVLIGVVYRPPDYSLRPFMQNLVSLLDSLEIMDCQPVIVCGDFNENQLLGGRKPILELFQSRGYAQLITSATTSKNTMLDLIFISQPQQILNSGVLRTYYSYHNPVFCILGSNQT, encoded by the coding sequence ATGGTTAACAGTTTGGTTTTCCTATCATTTCTCCATGAGGATGAATTTATTACCAGGGATGATCTTAACCGCGTGTTGGATAAAGGTCATGCTGTGTATTCAGACGCTAGACGGACATATGTGAACAGTGTGTTTCTAGCCTGCGATGAGCTTCCTGCCGTGGTTAAAAGCCGCAGTCATGAGTATGATGTGGACATGTCTCAGCCCGCTCATTATGGAACATTTGATGGTACAGATCACCTTATGAGCATTGAACAGGGACTACAGTGTTTGACATCAGAGGTTCACTATGCTTTACTAGTCATGTTGGGAACATGTATCGCAGTTTGCAGGCTGAGTTCGGGTGAATATGCATATTTTGACCCTCACCCCCGCAAGTCTACAGGAATGCCATTGCCTCCAGGTATTAGTGGTGGGAAAGCAGTTATGCTGAAATTCACACGTCTCAATGACATGATTGACAGGATCAAATGCTTGTACAGAATGTTTAGCATTGCCCCAGACTGCACTTATGAGCTACAGCCTATCacatttcacaataaaaattTAGCCATCcaaattaatgcaacacaagCTACAGAAAACAGACAAACTGCTACATGTGTTGAGACACAAACATTAGATGAACCTGTACATATAACTACTGGTCAGACACAAAACATTGGGAATGAAACTTTAACAACTGAAGTGTCAACATCCATGGTGGATTCTCCAAATGAGACACCCAATGCAGAGATAAACCATTGTCTGTCTGATTTAGAAAGTCAAATACTGTTATCCTCTGTGACAGAAATGCAGGGAACATCACACTCTGTTTCTCACTCTGTTTCTCACAATGATTTAAACACTGACTCTTGTTCAACCCAGAAACTCTCAaataaactgttgaaacgtaATAAACAGGAAAGGATAAAACTAAGGAGGAGGCTGTTGGCTGCAAAAACACTACCACAGAGAAAGgaaaatcagaaaaagaaagaaaaagagctgTACACATCTGTTGAAAGTTttagaacaaagaaaaagaacTCCAGTAGAAAGTCTAATGATCCTGAtcacagagagaaaaagaggcTGTACAAAATTAACCTCTATAAATTAAATGCTacatacaaagaaaaacaggcagagCAAATGAGACGGGAATATAGAGAAAGAGCTGAAgttgcagagaaaaaaaaggaatatgTCAGACAACTGTATAATGAAAGTCCTTTGTATAGGCAAAAGCAAAAACACCGTGTTAATACTACATATAGGAAGTCTGCTGAACTGCAATACAAGAAGAAACAGAGGATTAAACAACTCTACAAAGATTCTCCAGTATTTAGActgagacagaaacagaggatTAAACAACTCTACAAAGATTCTCCAGTATTTAGACTGAGACACAAACAGAGGATTAAACAACTCTACAAAGATTCTCCAGTATTTAAACAGAAACAGCAAGACTATATCAGAAATAGTTACCGAATGAGTGCTGCATTCCGAGAAAAATATAAAGCTCACATGAGGTTGTATGTATCTAAGTTATATAAAGAAAGTGATgcgtttaaacagaaaaaaaggtcTTACATCACTAGACGCTATGGAGAAGACAAATTTCAGCAACAACACAAGAAAAATATGagagaaagaatgaaagaaagataCTGGAAAAGTTATTCTTTTAAACAAATGCATAATATCAACTGTGCtataaagattaaaaataaatatcgtCAAATGCATCGACCAGCTGAAAGCTTCCAATGTCAGCCAGATAGCTTAATTAATGAGGCCATTTCACTTTTCagacaaaacattaaatgtgcaccatcttatgtttgtactgtttgtgTAAAAGCGTCTTTCCCTAATCAGGTGAAAATCTGCAAGAGGACAAATTATTCAAAGCATCAAGCTGTAGCACAGCAATGTCTAACTGGGAAATTTGTTCATGTTTGTGATGAAGTATGTAGTGATCACTGCAGCTTTCCTGTTGAGAGAAAAAAGGAGTATATCTGTCACACATGTCATTCTTCTCTTAAAAAGGGATGTATGCCGAGGCTTGCTGCAGCAAATAGATTAGAACTCAAGGATATTCCAGCTGAACTGTGTGATCTGAACATTTTGGAGAGACATCTGATTGCCAGATGCATACCATTTGCTAAGATTATCCCACTTCCAAAGGGCAGACAAAGACTCATACGTGGTAGTGTGGTGTGTGTTCCATCTGAGGTCCAAGAAACGGTTAACAGTTTACCCAGACTAAGAAGTGAGTCCCAGGTCATGAGAGTCAAACTGAAAAGACGGTTGTGCTACAAAGGTCATCAGCTGTTGCAGACGGTCACCTGGTCTAAACTGATCCAAGCATtgcaaaaactaaaacacattCATCCACAGTACACGGATATTAATATCAGAGATGATGCATTACTTTGTGATCCAACATTACCTGATGAGGACAGTTGTGATGATTTGGGAAGTGATGATTATGATGATACCGATTTAATGGAAATTGACAGGTATGAAAAAGATGCTCTGTGTGAAAGTGAAAATGATATTGACAAGTCATCCAGTGATGAAGAACCAGCGGAACAAAACCTAGAGGAACCAGAAAGTGATCTGCAGAATGGAGGTTTTGCTTTAGAAAGTTGCTTGCAGCCTGTAGACATTTCAGAAGAAATTCTGTGTTTCAGTGATAACACATATTGTGTTGCTCCTGCTGAAAGAAACAATCCCATTAGTTTTTTCAGAACTCCTCATTTGGAAGCCATGGCATTTCCTGTGCAGTTTCCTACAGGTCAGAACACACTGGATGAAACGAGACCTCTTAAACTTACACCAAGTGCTTACTTCAAATCAAGGCTTTTCAACATTGATGGGAGATTTGCTAAAGATACGAATTACCTGTTTTTCTCACAGTTTGTGACTGAAATACACTTGGCAAATTCCAGCATGATGATACAGCTAAGAAAAGGTAAAACTATGACCAAAGATGGACGGAAAATAACAGCAGGAATGTTACAAAGTAAGACAGAAGTTGAGAAGCTGGTTAGAAATAAAGATGCAATCAGATTCATGCAGCCACTCAGAGGAACTCCTGCTTACTGGGAGAAAACGACTCGAGACCTGATGAGCATGCTACGCCAGCTTGGAACTCCCCAATTTTTTGTTACGTTCTCTGCTGCTGAGATGCGATGGCCTGAAGTGATTGAGGCAATAAAGAGACAGCAAGGTGAAGAGGTTGATTTTGAAGCACTTAACTGGTCAGAAAAGTGTGACATTTTAAGATCAAATCCAGTAACCACTATGAGAATGTTTGATAAGCGTGTTGAGGCTTTGTTTAGAGATTTGCTGTTTTCACCCGCAAAGCCACTTGGAGAAATTATTGATTACTTCTACAGAGTTGAGTTCCAGCACAGAGGTTCCCCTCATATTCACATGCTGATATGGAATACTGAAAAGGTAGACATAGAAGTGGATGATGATGAAACTGTTTGCAATTTTGTAGACAAATATGTCACAGCTCAACTACCTAACCCAGAAAAGCAACCTGAACTGTACAAGAAAGTCACTGAACTccagaaacacagcaaaaaccacacaaagacatgttttaaaagcttGAATTCTGGTTGCAGGTTTGGGTTTCCAAAACCACTAGCTACAAAAACAATGATTATCAGGCCCGATGAGACGGCAGACACTGAAGCTGCAAAGGATAAACTCAGACCATTGATGAACCTGCTGAATGAACCTGAAACTGCTTCCTTCACTATAGAGCAGATCCTGTCACGATGCAACTTGACAATGTTTGAATATGAACGATGCCTCCAAgccataaacaaaaaaactgttgtaaTTCTGAAACGTGACCCAAAAGACTGTTGGATCAACAATTATAACCCACACCTGCTTGAAGCCTGGGATGCTAACATTGATGTTTCCTTTGTAGTAAATGCTTATTCTTGTATTCAATATCTCACAAAATACATAACTAAGAAAGAAAGTGGGCTTTCTGACTACTTGAAGACAGTTATTGATAACTCTGACAAGAACACAGTCAATGAATGCGATGAAATGAGAGCTGTGATGCAGGCTtactcaaaaaagagagaaatcaGTGCCCAGGAATGTGTAACTCGAGTCTGtggtttaaaaatgaaacaatgttCCCGCAGTGTTGTATTTGTACCAACAGATGATATTCCAATAAAAATCAGTCGGCCCATGAGGTATCTTGAAACCGTAACAGATGACAGTTGGAATATTTGGATGACAAGTTTGAgtgataaatacaaatgcaggcctGAGACACCAGAATTTGAGGAAATGTCGCTTGCTGATTTTGCTGCCCTGTGCCGGTTTGTGAGTGGTCCAAATGAAGGAAAAGATGTTCTTCCTCTGCTAAACCAGCTTGGATTTGTACAAAAGCGAAAGAATAACAAACCAGCTATAATCAGATATTACCACTGTTCAGAGGAAAAGGATCCAGAGCAATATTATTGCCGTTTGATGAGACTTTACCTTCCACACAGATCAGAGCAGGAACTGAAACCACCAAGGTTCCAAACCTATCAGTCCTTCTACAACTTTGGTTGGGTACAACGTCTATGTTCAGACGACTGTGAGACTGTGAAAAGCATTGTCAAGAGAAACAAAGATAAGTATGAGAAAAATTCAGACGAGATTGAGAGTGCAATGGAAGAATATGAACAAAACAGAGACAATGTGATAGATGAATGGTGTAATCTGGCTCCTGAATCCGATGTTGTGAGGTTACAGTGTGATGAGAATCTTACTGAGAGACATTCTGATGAGGAAAATGAACAGGAAAATGTCCCTGACTACAGTCGTCATCAGTCTGATGCCGTAACAGAAGTCAGAGCCATCAGACAACAACCTGCAATTGATCCAGCTGTGTTACGCACAATGTACCAGAACCTGAACCAGAAGCAGGCCTGTGTGTTCTATGCTGTTAGAGACTGGTGTATTCAGCGTGTTTGTGGTTTGAACCCAGATCCATTTTTCTTCTATATCAACGGTGGTGCAGGAACTGGAAAGTCACATTTGATCAAATGTATTCACTCTGAGGCAACAAAGATCCTGAGCAGAATGTCTACTCATGCAGAGGAGGCTGACATATCAAATCCAACTGTCTTATTGACTTCATTTACTGGAACAGCAGCTTTTTCTATCAATGGCTACACGTTGCATTCGTTGCTCAAACTACCCAGGAGTCTAAGACCACCGATTCAGGGACTTGGTAATCAACTGGATGAAGTCAGATCTGAGCTTTTCAATGCAGAAATTATTGTTATTGATGAGATTTCCATGGTTTCAAAGCCCCTTTTTGCTTATGTAGATGCAAGACTGAAGCAAATTAAAGGCACTCAGAGACCTTttggtggaatgtctgttttagCTGTTGGAGATTTTTACCAGCTGCCACCAGTGCGACAGTCTAAACCTCTCTGTGTGTATGATCCAGAACACATTGACCTATGGCAggaacattttcagatgatcACACTTACTGAAATCATGCGTCAGAAAGATGATGTTGCCTTTGCACAGATGTTGAACAGGATACGTGTAAAAGAAAGATCAGAGGAGCTTTCTCAGGGTGACAGAGATTTATTAGCACAAGCTGTGATATTACCAGCAGAATGTCCAATTGAGGTCTTACACATATTTGCAACCAACAAGAACGTGGAAGCCCATAACACAGCTATGCTTGAGAAGCTTCATTCAAACATTATCAAAATTGATGCAGACGATTTCCAAAAGGATCCTCGAACGGGTAAAATGGCACGAAGGGACAAACCATATACAGGTGGGCGAAATGATTTACCTAATTCCCTGAAAGTTGCTGAAGGAGCCCGAGTCATGCTAACCAGAAACCTAGACACACATAACGGTTTGGTCAATGGTGCTTTTGGTAACCTGATGAAAGTGGTAAGATCTGAAACTGATGGACACATAATTAAACTTGGGCTTAGAATGGACAACCAGCAATCTGTGAGAAACAACCGCAGTGGTAGTGCAGCATCTGATGATCTGGTTTATGTTGAGAGAGCTGAGGAAAATCTGAAATTTAAAGGTGTGGTACGCAGACAGTTTCCTGTAAAGCTATCATTTGCCTGCGCAATTCACAAAACCCAGGGTCTCACAACACAGACATGTGTAGTCTCactgaagaacatttttgaACCTGGTATGGCTTATGTTGCTCTCAGCAGGGTGACCTCTCTTAGTGGACTGTATTTACTGGACTTGGATGAAAAGAAGATCTATGCCAATCCTGAAGTTAATGCAGTGCTCCAGTCCATGAGACAAGCCAGTGTTGAAGAAATGATGCCTCTTCTTCAGGTCAGAGATATAGCCTGCAGAGTTGACACTCTTACACTGATCCATCACAATACAGAAGGTTTGCCATCTCATATCAGTGACATCAAGAGTCATCATGAACTGTATCTAGCAGATGTATTGTGTCTCACTGAAACCTGCCTGCAAGGATCTTTTGTTGCAGATACTCTCCATTTGGACAGCTACACCATGTTCAAACGCAACAGACATGTGTCCTACACAAACTTTCCTCAGGTAGCCAGCAGAACTGGTGGTGGAGTAGCAGTATATTTAAAGAATCACTTTCAGGTTCAGGTAAAACAGTACCTGCATAATGTTACTGATCTTGAATATTTGGTTTTAAAGGTTCAGGCACCATTTCTTGTGCTGATCGGGGTTGTGTACAGACCTCCAGACTACAGTTTGAGACCATTCATGCAAAACCTGGTAAGTCTTTTAGATTCACTTGAAATAATGGATTGTCAGCCAGTAATTgtttgtggagattttaatgagAACCAGCTACTTGGAGGAAGAAAACCAATTTTGGAGCTGTTTCAGTCCAGGGGGTATGCACAGCTGATCACTTCTGCCACCACAAGCAAGAACACCATGCTTGATCTCATTTTCATTTCTCAGCCACAGCAAATTCTCAACTCTGGTGTCCTGAGAACATATTACAGTTACCACAACCCTGTTTTCTGCATACTGGGCTCTAACCAGACATGA